From a region of the Latilactobacillus sakei genome:
- a CDS encoding carboxypeptidase translates to MKDSKQRSSQRQKHASALISKGRRKVNTLFSKIKTKLSHSMPWLNNWFNHQDKDQNRTFVDQFSAKPLTFKLNVFLEALKSLVLYGISIGLIMFALGLGIGAGYFAALMKEEPVPSYQVLKQQLDNTDQAAGLYFAKNTKFGAIKTDLSRTPVSINEMSPYLTDAIVATEDEDFYKHQGVVPKALLRAVISDLTGFGSQTGGSTLTQQLIKMQVLTSQVTFKRKATEVLLALRVDKYFTKKEILQDYLNIATLGRNNKGQNVAGVQEAAQGLFGKDAKNLTLAEAAYIAGLPQSPSVYTPYDQDGTLKDPEYLKYGLDRKNTVLFRMYRDHRITKAEYQAAKKVDLTSEFQAKAEPESTSKRYGYVYNLLESQATDIMTKQLANEANVSTKKLNSSPTLYKQYETKATELLSTKGYQIHSTIDKDIYDSMQEIVKQEGSSFGPTYQDTTTDPITGLQSVGDTPVQNGSVLLDNRTGKVISFVGGRDFSLKQTNYMLTKRSPGSTIKPLLVYGPAIDQKLIGSKTMLADFKTNFKTYAPTDYGNTIQNKFIPADKALAQSLNIPTVNLYNKLRKTTNPATYMDKMGIHLSDDEYSQLGLALGGTKDGISVLAQASAFTTFADEGQHVDAYVIDKITDPAGNIIYKHHSKKTKVFSKATSYIMNQMLSGVLTDTDGTATQLSDQLYFNTNNLVGKTGTNNDNRDVWFIGSTPGITLASWMGYDSTGRNLTDSSSMINQRYWAKLANSVYQNDPSIMKLEEDHEKPSTVTSSKVVKATGQLPGIVSINGDTRTVDSGKVTSLYNNWTPEATQYEFGIGGTSSNYESFWEHYMGYNNGYGTITYGEPKDSQSE, encoded by the coding sequence TTGAAAGATTCAAAGCAGCGTTCCAGCCAACGGCAAAAGCACGCATCAGCCCTCATCTCTAAAGGGCGTCGCAAAGTCAATACGCTATTTTCCAAGATTAAAACGAAATTATCACATTCCATGCCTTGGCTTAATAATTGGTTTAACCATCAAGACAAAGATCAGAATCGGACATTTGTCGATCAATTTAGTGCTAAACCCCTCACTTTTAAGCTTAACGTTTTCTTAGAAGCACTTAAAAGTTTAGTCCTCTACGGTATCTCAATCGGTTTGATTATGTTTGCCTTAGGACTCGGGATTGGCGCCGGCTATTTTGCCGCGTTGATGAAAGAAGAACCAGTCCCAAGTTATCAGGTGCTTAAACAACAACTTGATAACACTGATCAAGCGGCTGGTCTGTATTTTGCCAAGAACACAAAATTTGGCGCAATTAAAACCGACCTTTCGCGAACACCTGTCAGCATCAATGAGATGTCGCCTTATTTAACCGATGCGATTGTCGCAACCGAAGATGAAGACTTCTATAAACATCAAGGGGTCGTTCCAAAGGCCCTATTACGAGCTGTCATCTCTGATTTAACCGGCTTTGGTTCTCAAACTGGTGGTTCGACATTAACGCAGCAGTTAATCAAGATGCAAGTCTTAACATCCCAAGTAACCTTCAAACGTAAAGCAACTGAAGTTTTACTTGCTTTACGCGTTGACAAATACTTCACGAAAAAGGAAATCTTACAAGATTACTTAAACATCGCAACTCTCGGTCGTAATAATAAAGGCCAAAATGTTGCTGGTGTGCAAGAAGCCGCTCAAGGATTATTTGGAAAGGATGCCAAGAATCTTACATTAGCCGAAGCCGCTTATATTGCTGGTCTTCCTCAAAGTCCTTCCGTCTATACACCGTACGATCAAGACGGTACCTTGAAAGATCCTGAATACTTGAAATACGGACTCGATCGTAAGAATACCGTTTTGTTCCGGATGTATCGTGATCATCGCATTACCAAAGCAGAATACCAAGCTGCTAAAAAAGTCGATTTAACGAGTGAATTCCAAGCCAAAGCGGAACCTGAATCAACTTCTAAGCGTTATGGTTACGTTTATAACCTTTTGGAATCACAAGCAACTGACATCATGACAAAACAACTCGCTAATGAAGCCAATGTTTCGACCAAGAAACTTAATAGTAGTCCAACGCTTTATAAACAATATGAAACAAAAGCAACTGAACTCCTAAGTACTAAGGGTTATCAGATCCATAGTACAATTGACAAAGATATCTACGATTCTATGCAAGAAATCGTCAAACAAGAAGGTAGTTCTTTTGGGCCAACCTATCAAGATACAACAACCGATCCGATTACTGGTCTGCAATCAGTTGGTGACACACCCGTTCAAAACGGGAGTGTCTTACTCGATAACCGGACTGGTAAAGTGATTTCATTTGTTGGGGGCCGTGACTTCTCTCTCAAACAAACTAACTATATGTTGACTAAACGATCACCGGGTTCAACCATTAAACCACTCTTGGTTTATGGCCCCGCAATTGATCAAAAATTAATTGGTTCTAAAACAATGTTGGCTGACTTTAAAACCAACTTCAAAACATATGCCCCAACCGATTACGGTAATACGATTCAGAACAAGTTCATTCCCGCGGATAAGGCTTTAGCCCAATCCCTTAATATTCCTACCGTTAACTTATACAATAAGTTACGAAAAACAACTAACCCTGCGACCTATATGGATAAGATGGGGATTCACCTTTCTGATGATGAATATAGTCAATTGGGTCTTGCTTTAGGGGGAACCAAAGATGGGATTAGTGTGCTCGCCCAAGCAAGTGCCTTTACAACATTTGCTGATGAAGGCCAACACGTTGACGCTTATGTAATTGATAAAATTACTGACCCTGCTGGTAATATCATTTACAAACATCACTCTAAGAAAACTAAAGTCTTCTCGAAAGCTACCAGTTACATCATGAACCAAATGTTATCGGGGGTCTTAACGGATACTGATGGGACTGCAACGCAATTAAGCGATCAGCTCTACTTCAATACCAATAACTTAGTTGGTAAAACCGGGACTAATAATGATAACCGTGATGTATGGTTTATCGGTAGTACACCAGGGATCACCCTTGCTTCTTGGATGGGTTATGATAGCACCGGTCGCAACTTAACCGATAGTTCAAGCATGATTAACCAACGTTACTGGGCTAAATTAGCCAATAGCGTCTATCAAAACGATCCAAGTATTATGAAACTTGAAGAAGATCATGAAAAACCAAGCACTGTGACAAGTAGTAAAGTTGTTAAAGCAACTGGTCAACTACCGGGTATTGTTTCCATTAACGGTGATACACGGACGGTTGACAGTGGTAAAGTCACCTCGCTTTACAATAATTGGACCCCAGAAGCAACGCAATATGAATTCGGAATTGGTGGTACAAGTAGCAATTACGAATCATTCTGGGAACATTATATGGGCTACAACAACGGCTATGGGACCATCACATACGGTGAACCCAAAGATAGTCAATCAGAATAA
- the ccpA gene encoding catabolite control protein A yields the protein MEKQTITIYDVAREADVSMATVSRVVNGNPNVKPATRKKVLEVIDRLDYRPNAVARGLASKKTTTVGVIIPDVSDIYFASLARGIDDVATMYKYNIILANSDENNQKEVQVLNTLLAKQVDGLIYMGHSISDAIRAEFARSKTPIVLAGSIDPDEQVGSVNIDYVAAVKDATLKLIKNGNEKVAFICGNLDFPINSKYRLRGYKDALNEAGIPYDESLIFETEYSYSAGEALFGKVQATGATAAVVSDDELAVGVLNAAVDAGVNIPTDFEIVTSNNTKLTEMVRPKMTSISQPLYDMGAVGMRLLTKMMNKEEIDDKTILLPYSIVDRQSTK from the coding sequence ATGGAAAAACAAACAATTACAATTTACGACGTTGCGCGCGAAGCTGACGTATCAATGGCGACCGTCTCACGGGTTGTTAACGGGAACCCAAACGTTAAACCTGCCACTCGCAAGAAAGTGCTGGAAGTTATCGATCGTTTAGACTATCGTCCTAATGCGGTTGCTCGTGGTTTGGCAAGTAAGAAAACAACAACGGTGGGGGTTATTATTCCAGACGTTAGTGATATTTACTTTGCTTCATTAGCACGTGGGATTGATGATGTTGCCACCATGTACAAGTACAACATCATTTTAGCGAACTCCGATGAAAACAATCAAAAGGAAGTTCAAGTATTGAATACCTTATTGGCTAAACAAGTGGATGGTTTAATCTACATGGGGCACAGTATCTCAGATGCAATCCGCGCTGAATTCGCCCGTTCTAAGACCCCAATCGTGTTAGCAGGTTCAATTGATCCAGATGAACAAGTTGGTAGTGTTAATATCGATTACGTTGCAGCCGTTAAGGACGCAACTTTGAAGTTAATCAAGAATGGTAACGAAAAAGTGGCCTTCATCTGTGGTAACTTAGACTTCCCAATCAACAGCAAATATCGTTTACGTGGCTATAAAGATGCCTTGAACGAAGCTGGTATTCCGTATGATGAAAGCTTAATTTTCGAAACAGAATACAGCTACAGTGCTGGTGAAGCCTTATTCGGTAAGGTTCAAGCAACTGGTGCAACTGCTGCTGTTGTCAGTGACGATGAATTAGCTGTCGGTGTTTTAAACGCTGCTGTTGATGCGGGTGTTAACATCCCAACTGACTTTGAAATTGTGACAAGCAATAACACGAAGTTAACGGAAATGGTTCGTCCTAAGATGACATCTATCTCACAACCTTTATATGATATGGGTGCTGTTGGGATGCGTCTTTTAACGAAGATGATGAATAAAGAAGAAATCGATGATAAGACAATCCTATTGCCATATAGCATCGTTGATCGTCAATCAACTAAATAA